The following coding sequences lie in one Pseudoxanthomonas sp. SE1 genomic window:
- the tsf gene encoding translation elongation factor Ts encodes MEITASLVKELRERTGAGMMECKKALTENNADIDAAAEWLRKSGLAKADKKADRVTAEGRVAVAQDGGKAVLVEINSETDFVAKDANFIAFTDAIAQAALTSGAADVEALKSAKLASGETVEEARAAAIAKLGENMQIRRLVSIDSANNVAAYVHGGKIGVLVEVKGGDAELARGLAMHIAAMNPPHNKAADVPAEFVAKEKEIELAKMSDKDKAKPADILEKIISGKINKIVNEVTLYGQPYVLDSDKSVEQVVKAASADVVGFQRLVVGEGIEKVVEDYAAEVMKQAGLA; translated from the coding sequence GTGGAAATCACCGCTTCCCTGGTCAAGGAACTGCGCGAGCGCACCGGCGCCGGCATGATGGAGTGCAAGAAGGCGCTCACCGAGAACAACGCCGACATCGACGCCGCGGCCGAGTGGCTGCGCAAGTCGGGCCTGGCCAAGGCCGACAAGAAGGCCGACCGCGTCACCGCCGAAGGCCGCGTGGCCGTGGCCCAGGATGGCGGCAAGGCCGTGCTGGTCGAGATCAACTCCGAGACCGACTTCGTCGCCAAGGACGCCAACTTCATCGCCTTCACCGACGCCATCGCGCAGGCTGCGCTGACCTCCGGCGCCGCCGACGTCGAAGCGCTGAAGAGCGCCAAGCTGGCTTCGGGCGAGACCGTCGAGGAAGCCCGCGCCGCCGCCATCGCCAAGCTGGGCGAGAACATGCAGATCCGTCGCCTGGTGTCGATCGACAGCGCCAACAACGTCGCGGCCTACGTGCACGGCGGCAAGATCGGCGTGCTGGTCGAGGTCAAGGGCGGCGATGCCGAACTGGCCCGTGGCCTGGCGATGCACATCGCCGCGATGAATCCGCCGCACAACAAGGCCGCCGACGTGCCGGCCGAGTTCGTCGCGAAGGAAAAGGAAATCGAGCTGGCGAAGATGTCGGACAAGGACAAGGCCAAGCCGGCCGACATCCTGGAGAAGATCATCTCCGGCAAGATCAACAAGATCGTCAACGAAGTGACGCTGTACGGCCAGCCGTACGTGCTGGACAGCGACAAGTCGGTCGAGCAGGTGGTCAAGGCCGCCAGCGCCGACGTGGTCGGCTTCCAGCGCCTGGTGGTCGGCGAAGGCATCGAGAAGGTGGTGGAAGACTACGCCGCCGAAGTCATGAAGCAGGCCGGCCTGGCGTAA
- the pyrH gene encoding UMP kinase → MPAPLVYRRILLKLSGEALMGAEDYGIDPAVITRIAREIIEARDAGAEVGLVIGGGNIFRGAGLAAGGMDRVTGDQMGMLATVINALAMQDALEKLGAKCRVMSAIKINDVCEDYIRRRAIRHLEKGRIAIFAAGTGNPFFTTDSGAALRAIEIGADLLLKATKVDGVYDKDPSKHADAVRYDQLTYDDVIARDLQVMDTAAFALCRDSDVPLRIYDLSVPGNLMRILRGEHVGTLVKGRS, encoded by the coding sequence ATGCCCGCTCCCCTCGTCTATCGCCGCATCCTGCTCAAACTGTCCGGCGAGGCGCTGATGGGGGCCGAAGACTACGGCATCGACCCGGCCGTCATCACCCGCATCGCCCGCGAGATCATCGAGGCACGCGACGCCGGGGCCGAAGTGGGCCTGGTGATCGGCGGCGGCAACATCTTCCGCGGCGCGGGCCTGGCCGCCGGTGGCATGGACCGCGTTACCGGCGACCAGATGGGCATGCTGGCCACGGTCATCAACGCGCTGGCCATGCAGGACGCACTGGAAAAACTCGGCGCCAAATGCCGCGTGATGAGCGCCATCAAGATCAACGACGTGTGCGAGGACTACATCCGACGCCGCGCCATCCGCCACTTGGAAAAGGGTCGCATCGCGATCTTCGCCGCCGGCACCGGCAATCCCTTCTTCACCACCGACTCCGGCGCCGCCCTGCGCGCGATCGAGATCGGCGCGGACCTGCTGCTGAAGGCGACCAAGGTGGACGGCGTCTACGACAAGGACCCCAGCAAGCACGCCGACGCCGTCCGCTACGACCAGCTGACCTACGACGACGTCATCGCCCGCGACCTGCAGGTGATGGACACGGCCGCCTTCGCCCTGTGCCGCGACAGCGACGTGCCGCTGCGCATCTACGACCTGTCCGTGCCCGGCAACCTGATGCGCATCCTGCGCGGCGAGCATGTGGGCACGCTGGTGAAAGGCCGCAGCTGA
- the map gene encoding type I methionyl aminopeptidase encodes MAIQLKTPEDLAQMRIAGRLAAEVLQVVAPHVKPGVTTAELDRICHDHIVNVQKAIPANVGYKGFPATVCTSVNNVICHGIPSEGKVLKDGDILNIDVTVIKDGWHGDTSRMYVVGTPSVMAKRLVDTTREAMFRGIRAVKPGATLGDVGHAIQQYAEAERFSVVREYCGHGIGKVYHDEPQVLHYGRPGEGVVLKPGMTFTIEPMINEGARHTRVLPDGWTVVTKDRKLSAQWEHTVAVTEDGVEILTRVPGDDNDL; translated from the coding sequence ATGGCCATCCAGCTCAAGACTCCCGAAGACCTCGCCCAGATGCGCATCGCCGGCCGACTGGCCGCCGAAGTGCTGCAGGTGGTCGCCCCGCACGTGAAGCCCGGCGTCACCACCGCCGAACTGGACCGCATCTGCCACGATCACATCGTCAACGTGCAGAAAGCCATCCCGGCCAACGTGGGCTACAAGGGCTTCCCGGCCACGGTCTGCACCTCGGTCAACAATGTCATCTGCCACGGCATCCCCAGTGAAGGGAAGGTGCTGAAGGACGGCGACATCCTCAATATCGACGTCACCGTCATCAAGGATGGCTGGCACGGCGACACCAGCCGCATGTACGTCGTCGGCACCCCGTCGGTGATGGCGAAGCGGCTGGTGGACACCACCCGCGAAGCCATGTTCCGCGGCATCCGCGCGGTGAAGCCGGGCGCCACCCTGGGTGACGTGGGCCACGCGATCCAGCAGTACGCCGAAGCCGAACGCTTCAGCGTGGTGCGCGAGTACTGCGGCCACGGCATCGGCAAGGTCTACCACGACGAGCCTCAGGTGCTGCACTACGGCCGCCCCGGCGAGGGCGTGGTGCTGAAGCCCGGCATGACCTTCACGATCGAACCGATGATCAACGAGGGCGCGCGCCACACCCGCGTGCTGCCCGACGGCTGGACCGTGGTCACCAAGGACCGCAAGCTGTCCGCGCAGTGGGAGCACACCGTCGCGGTGACCGAGGACGGCGTCGAGATCCTCACCCGCGTGCCGGGCGACGACAACGACCTGTGA
- a CDS encoding arsenate reductase yields MTTLYGLKNCDTCGKATKWLDRFGIAYEFIDYRDNRQSPETLKDWAGKAGGWDALINKSSTTWRQLPENRKSPGSDAEWKLLLKEYPQLIRRPVIITGEGGFSQGFSDNGFKKIFGAGA; encoded by the coding sequence ATGACCACGCTTTATGGTTTGAAGAACTGCGACACCTGCGGGAAGGCGACGAAGTGGCTGGACCGCTTCGGCATCGCGTACGAATTCATCGACTACCGCGACAACCGGCAGTCGCCCGAGACCCTGAAGGACTGGGCGGGGAAAGCAGGTGGCTGGGACGCGCTCATCAACAAGTCGTCGACGACCTGGCGGCAATTGCCGGAGAACCGCAAGTCGCCAGGATCGGATGCGGAGTGGAAATTGCTGCTGAAAGAATACCCGCAGCTGATCCGCCGCCCGGTGATCATCACCGGTGAAGGCGGGTTTTCACAGGGCTTCAGCGACAATGGCTTCAAGAAGATCTTCGGAGCCGGCGCATGA
- a CDS encoding AIM24 family protein: protein MSVRTLQEFLASSREKDASPEAFELESPHLLEVRLDGLVWAKAGAMVARKGAVKFTRQGVLEQGLGNLLKKAVSGEGMQLMKIEGQGRVYLADAGKRITLLRLAGEAIFVNGNDVLAVESGIESRITMMRKVAGMLSGGLFNVRLSGHGIVAITSHYEPLTLPVNAQTGPVFTDPNATVAWSGGLTPEIITDISLGTLLGRGSGESIQLRFAGDGWVVVQPYEEVALQPRQ from the coding sequence ATGAGCGTGCGCACCCTGCAGGAATTCCTCGCCTCGTCCCGGGAGAAGGACGCCAGTCCGGAAGCCTTCGAACTGGAGAGTCCGCACCTGTTGGAGGTGCGGCTGGACGGCCTGGTCTGGGCCAAGGCCGGGGCGATGGTCGCGCGCAAGGGTGCGGTCAAGTTCACCCGGCAGGGCGTGCTGGAGCAGGGACTGGGCAACCTGCTGAAGAAGGCCGTCAGCGGCGAAGGCATGCAACTGATGAAGATCGAGGGGCAGGGGCGCGTCTACCTGGCCGATGCCGGCAAACGGATCACGCTGCTGCGGCTGGCGGGCGAAGCCATCTTCGTCAATGGCAACGATGTGCTGGCGGTCGAATCGGGCATCGAAAGCCGGATCACGATGATGCGCAAGGTGGCCGGGATGTTGTCGGGCGGGCTGTTCAACGTGCGACTGAGCGGACACGGCATCGTCGCCATCACGTCGCACTACGAACCCCTTACGCTGCCGGTGAATGCGCAGACCGGCCCCGTGTTCACCGACCCCAATGCCACCGTGGCTTGGTCGGGCGGGCTGACGCCGGAAATCATCACCGATATTTCGCTCGGCACCCTGCTGGGGCGCGGGTCGGGCGAGAGCATCCAGTTGCGTTTCGCGGGTGACGGCTGGGTGGTGGTACAGCCTTACGAAGAAGTGGCGCTGCAGCCGAGGCAGTAG
- the glnD gene encoding [protein-PII] uridylyltransferase produces MSSPPAANGHATRLPDIGPDVADDAAWSAAARASLGHTDARLDKRFDQDDGMDRILALRARAVDHLLKDAWLRCIPPDAPMALFAVGGYGRGELFPHSDVDVLVLAAPDVQQAHHGAVARLFALLWDAGLPISHSVRSAAECTAAAAADQSVLTALIEERLIVGEPVDEGLLIDAIGPARVWPPRDFFVAKREELRIRHARFGDTSDNLEPNIKEGPGGLRDLHTLGWMALRTFGVRDLEALVGLGHLGPDEAAALARERRALGRLRYGLHRVANRPEERLRFDYQKTLAQRLGFADDAESLGVEKMMQGFYRSAAIVRRISDRLLQRFEEQFDGEALPEPLDGHFALRRGYLAARDGDWPTEDVGRVFALFAVWAAHPQVRGLHSRTARALAESLPKLSAYPAATREQRDAFMALLRGPRAVETLTRMARLGVLGQWIPAFARVSGRMQFDLFHVYTVDQHTLMVLRNIAAFAAGRADDRFSIAHEVWPRLRKPELLLLAGLFHDIAKGRGGDHSELGAVDAREFCSAHGLSDADTALVAWLVEQHLRMSVTAQKQDISDPDVIHAFAALVEDRERLDYLYLLTCADIAGTSPKLWNAWKDRLLADLYFAARRVLREGLENPVALDERLDEARGSVRALLEVQGMSAAQADALFAVMPEESFLRFRPEQLAWQAHAIRGATAGETRVRARRIADDADAMEVFVHSPDRDGLFAAILATLDRMGFAIHQARVLVGPQGAVYDTFEVLPADAYAPRDPADIEHTLGEALARPLDSVRTSRRAVPRQLRHFRFAPRIEFGTTPDGRRTILGLVAPDRPGLLSDVAQVLRRQGLRVHDARIATFGERAEDVFQITDEHDQPLTDISLQDALRDALRAGMDTPT; encoded by the coding sequence GTGAGCAGCCCTCCAGCCGCGAACGGACATGCGACGCGGCTTCCGGACATCGGCCCGGACGTCGCCGATGATGCGGCCTGGTCGGCGGCGGCGCGCGCGTCGCTGGGCCACACCGACGCGCGGCTGGACAAGCGCTTCGACCAGGACGATGGCATGGACCGCATCCTCGCGCTGCGCGCGCGGGCGGTCGACCACCTGCTGAAGGACGCCTGGCTGCGCTGCATTCCGCCGGATGCGCCGATGGCGCTGTTCGCGGTCGGCGGGTACGGCCGCGGCGAACTGTTCCCGCATTCTGACGTCGACGTGCTGGTGCTGGCCGCGCCGGACGTGCAGCAGGCCCATCATGGTGCGGTGGCGCGCCTGTTCGCCCTGCTGTGGGATGCCGGCCTGCCGATCAGCCACAGCGTGCGCTCGGCGGCCGAATGCACTGCGGCGGCGGCGGCCGACCAGAGCGTGCTGACTGCGCTGATTGAAGAGCGGCTGATCGTCGGCGAACCGGTCGACGAAGGCCTGCTGATCGATGCCATCGGCCCTGCGCGGGTCTGGCCGCCACGGGATTTCTTCGTCGCCAAGCGCGAGGAACTGCGCATCCGCCATGCCCGGTTCGGCGACACATCCGACAACCTGGAACCCAACATCAAGGAAGGCCCCGGCGGCCTGCGCGATCTGCATACGCTGGGGTGGATGGCGCTGCGTACGTTCGGCGTGCGCGACCTGGAGGCTCTGGTCGGCCTGGGCCACCTGGGGCCCGACGAAGCCGCCGCACTGGCACGCGAGCGACGCGCGCTGGGGCGCCTGCGTTATGGTCTGCACCGCGTGGCGAACCGGCCGGAAGAACGCCTGCGGTTCGATTACCAGAAGACACTTGCGCAGCGACTGGGCTTCGCCGACGACGCGGAGAGCCTTGGCGTCGAGAAGATGATGCAGGGTTTCTACCGCAGCGCGGCGATCGTGCGGCGCATCAGCGACCGCCTGCTGCAACGCTTCGAAGAGCAGTTCGACGGCGAGGCATTGCCCGAACCGCTGGACGGACACTTCGCCCTGCGTCGCGGCTACCTCGCCGCGCGCGATGGCGACTGGCCAACGGAGGACGTTGGCCGGGTGTTCGCGCTGTTCGCGGTATGGGCTGCCCATCCGCAGGTGCGCGGCCTGCATTCGCGCACCGCGCGTGCGCTGGCCGAGTCGCTGCCGAAGCTGTCCGCCTATCCCGCCGCGACGCGCGAGCAGCGCGACGCGTTCATGGCCCTGCTGCGCGGTCCGCGCGCGGTGGAAACGCTGACCCGCATGGCGCGCCTGGGCGTGCTGGGGCAATGGATCCCCGCGTTCGCGCGCGTATCCGGGCGCATGCAGTTCGACCTGTTCCACGTCTACACCGTCGACCAGCACACGCTGATGGTGCTGCGGAACATCGCCGCGTTCGCCGCCGGGCGCGCGGATGATCGCTTCTCCATCGCGCACGAAGTGTGGCCCCGCCTGCGCAAGCCGGAACTGCTGCTGCTGGCGGGCCTGTTCCATGACATCGCCAAGGGCCGTGGTGGCGACCATTCGGAACTGGGCGCGGTCGATGCGCGTGAATTCTGTTCCGCCCACGGACTCAGCGATGCGGACACCGCACTGGTGGCGTGGCTGGTGGAACAGCACCTGCGCATGTCGGTGACGGCGCAGAAGCAGGACATCTCCGATCCGGACGTCATCCATGCCTTCGCCGCGCTGGTCGAGGACCGCGAGCGCCTGGACTACCTGTACCTGCTGACCTGTGCGGACATCGCCGGCACCAGCCCCAAACTGTGGAACGCCTGGAAGGACCGGTTGCTGGCGGATCTGTATTTCGCCGCGCGCCGCGTGCTGCGCGAAGGTCTGGAGAATCCGGTGGCGCTGGACGAGCGGCTGGACGAAGCCCGTGGCAGCGTGCGCGCGCTGCTGGAGGTGCAGGGCATGTCGGCCGCGCAGGCGGATGCGCTGTTCGCCGTCATGCCCGAAGAGAGCTTCCTGCGCTTCCGCCCCGAGCAGTTGGCGTGGCAGGCCCATGCCATCCGTGGCGCCACTGCCGGCGAGACGCGGGTGCGTGCGCGCCGCATCGCCGACGATGCCGATGCGATGGAAGTGTTCGTCCATTCGCCCGACCGCGACGGCCTGTTCGCCGCCATCCTCGCCACCCTGGACCGCATGGGGTTCGCCATCCACCAGGCGCGCGTGCTGGTGGGGCCGCAGGGCGCGGTCTACGACACCTTCGAAGTGCTGCCCGCCGATGCGTATGCGCCACGCGATCCCGCTGACATCGAGCACACGCTCGGCGAGGCGCTGGCGCGACCGCTCGACAGCGTGCGCACGTCGCGGCGCGCAGTGCCACGCCAGCTCAGGCACTTCCGTTTCGCGCCGCGCATCGAGTTCGGCACCACGCCCGACGGGCGCCGCACCATCCTCGGTCTGGTCGCGCCCGATCGCCCGGGGCTGCTGTCCGACGTGGCCCAGGTGCTGCGCCGGCAAGGCCTGCGCGTACACGACGCACGCATCGCCACGTTCGGCGAACGCGCGGAGGACGTGTTCCAGATCACCGACGAGCACGACCAGCCACTTACCGACATTTCCTTGCAGGATGCGCTGCGCGATGCGCTGCGTGCCGGCATGGACACCCCCACCTGA
- the dapE gene encoding succinyl-diaminopimelate desuccinylase yields the protein MSDVVELSSELIRRHSVTPDDAGCQQVLATRLGQWGFHCEHLRFGDTDNLWATHGTGSPVLVLLGHTDVVPPGPLDAWTSDPFVPTVRDGVLYGRGTADMKCSLAACTIALERFVDAHPDHPGTVALLVTSDEEGDAHDGVKKVAALFRERGQKIDWCITGEPSSKEVLGDLLRVGRRGTLTATLTVRGVQGHVAYPHKALNPIHKALPALDELAARQWDEGYETFPPTSLQISNIHSGTGASNVIPGELQVVFNLRFNPSWTAERLEQEIEGIFRRHGVDYSLQWLRGGEPFYTPEGHLRATARAVLGEFAGAPPEESTAGGTSDARFIAPLGAECIEVGPVNASIHKVDENIRVTDLDALPGLYQKLLERLMLPVRAAL from the coding sequence ATGAGCGATGTCGTCGAACTGTCCAGCGAGCTGATCCGTCGCCATTCGGTGACGCCCGATGACGCCGGTTGCCAGCAGGTGCTCGCGACACGCCTCGGCCAATGGGGCTTCCATTGCGAACACCTGCGCTTTGGCGACACCGACAACCTGTGGGCCACGCACGGAACCGGCTCACCGGTGCTGGTGCTGCTCGGACATACCGATGTGGTGCCGCCCGGCCCGCTGGATGCGTGGACCAGCGATCCCTTTGTGCCGACGGTGCGCGACGGGGTGCTCTACGGCCGCGGTACGGCCGACATGAAATGCAGCCTGGCGGCGTGCACGATCGCGCTGGAGCGTTTCGTCGACGCGCACCCGGACCATCCCGGGACGGTTGCGCTGCTGGTGACCTCGGACGAGGAAGGCGACGCGCACGATGGCGTAAAGAAGGTAGCCGCGCTGTTCCGGGAGCGTGGCCAGAAGATCGACTGGTGCATCACCGGCGAACCCTCGTCCAAGGAGGTCCTGGGCGACCTGCTGCGCGTGGGGCGCCGCGGCACGTTGACCGCGACGCTGACCGTGCGCGGTGTGCAGGGCCATGTGGCGTATCCGCACAAAGCTCTCAACCCCATCCACAAGGCGCTGCCGGCGCTGGACGAGCTGGCGGCGCGGCAGTGGGACGAAGGCTACGAAACCTTCCCGCCGACCAGCCTGCAGATTTCCAACATCCATTCCGGTACCGGCGCCAGCAATGTCATCCCGGGCGAGTTGCAGGTGGTGTTCAACCTGCGCTTCAATCCCAGCTGGACAGCGGAACGGCTGGAGCAGGAGATCGAGGGCATCTTCCGTCGCCACGGCGTGGACTACAGCCTCCAGTGGCTGCGCGGCGGCGAGCCGTTCTACACGCCGGAGGGCCACCTGCGCGCCACCGCGCGCGCGGTGCTGGGCGAATTCGCTGGTGCGCCGCCGGAGGAGAGCACGGCCGGCGGCACGTCCGATGCGCGCTTCATCGCACCGCTGGGTGCGGAATGCATCGAGGTGGGACCGGTCAACGCCAGCATCCACAAGGTCGACGAAAACATCCGCGTGACGGATCTCGATGCGCTGCCCGGCCTTTACCAGAAGCTGCTTGAGCGGCTGATGCTGCCGGTTCGCGCTGCTTTGTAG
- a CDS encoding GGDEF domain-containing protein: protein MRPELEAQLLNCRNLPSPPGVAVRIIELAQDPDVVMATAADTIGLDAALSARMLRIANSPLYASRRRVENLSQALTVLGLNATLTLALGFSLAHCRSGSHPVAQERVWRRSVIAALASRVLGQHAGVRKAEELMLAGLLQDIGMLALLEVLGDDYARLIERTTGNAELLAAERDWLGCDHATIGGWLARQWNLPALLREAIIESEMSASDSTFNACVAVSGHVADIWLAGMDEARTEEAHRHAAMQAATRLGMDYPAFLATTEEMLAALPEVYAMFDVPPAAPARIQALLDHARELLVVRNLREIQDAARARKEANEHEDRARRLEEEVRRDPLTGAYNRSQLEEVLEKEFDTATRHGWPLSIAFIDLDDFKQVNDRWGHLVGDEVLRNFAKALMRQVRSSDIVARYGGEEFLVVLPGIGEEAAAQVVRRILSEVADVAMADVDGKPLHITFSAGLATQGALEQFRHVDDLLRAADEALYGAKREGRNRVSVGAIAP, encoded by the coding sequence ATGCGTCCCGAACTCGAAGCCCAGTTGCTGAACTGCCGCAACCTGCCCAGCCCGCCCGGCGTTGCAGTGCGGATCATCGAGCTTGCCCAGGATCCCGACGTGGTAATGGCGACGGCCGCCGACACGATCGGCCTGGACGCGGCACTGAGTGCGCGCATGCTGCGCATCGCGAACTCTCCGCTCTACGCCAGCCGCCGCCGGGTGGAAAACCTTTCCCAGGCACTGACGGTGCTGGGCCTCAATGCCACGCTGACCTTGGCACTGGGGTTCTCGCTTGCCCACTGCCGCAGCGGCAGCCACCCGGTCGCGCAGGAACGCGTCTGGCGGCGCAGCGTGATCGCCGCACTGGCCAGTCGCGTACTGGGCCAGCACGCCGGCGTGCGCAAGGCAGAAGAGCTGATGCTGGCCGGCCTGCTGCAGGACATCGGGATGCTGGCCCTGCTGGAAGTCCTCGGCGACGACTATGCGCGGCTGATCGAACGCACCACCGGCAACGCCGAACTGCTGGCGGCCGAGCGCGACTGGCTGGGGTGCGACCACGCCACGATAGGGGGCTGGCTGGCCCGTCAATGGAACCTGCCCGCGCTGCTGAGAGAAGCGATCATCGAGAGCGAAATGTCGGCGTCGGACAGTACGTTCAATGCCTGCGTGGCCGTGTCCGGCCACGTGGCCGACATCTGGCTGGCCGGCATGGACGAGGCACGGACGGAGGAAGCCCATCGCCACGCCGCCATGCAGGCGGCGACGCGGCTCGGGATGGATTACCCGGCATTCCTCGCCACGACAGAGGAAATGCTCGCCGCGTTGCCCGAGGTCTACGCGATGTTCGACGTGCCGCCCGCAGCGCCCGCCCGCATCCAGGCCTTGCTGGACCATGCGCGCGAGCTGCTGGTCGTGCGCAACCTGCGCGAAATCCAGGACGCGGCGCGTGCCCGCAAGGAAGCCAACGAGCACGAAGACCGTGCGCGCCGGCTGGAGGAGGAGGTGCGGCGCGACCCCTTGACTGGCGCGTACAACCGCAGCCAGCTGGAAGAAGTTCTCGAGAAGGAGTTCGACACCGCCACGCGGCATGGCTGGCCGCTGTCGATCGCCTTCATCGACCTGGACGACTTCAAGCAGGTCAATGATCGCTGGGGGCACCTGGTCGGCGATGAAGTGCTGCGCAATTTCGCCAAGGCGCTGATGCGCCAGGTGCGCAGCAGCGACATCGTCGCCCGCTACGGTGGCGAGGAGTTCCTGGTGGTGTTGCCCGGCATCGGCGAAGAGGCTGCCGCCCAGGTCGTGCGGCGCATCCTGTCGGAAGTGGCCGACGTCGCGATGGCCGATGTCGACGGAAAGCCACTGCACATCACCTTCTCCGCAGGCCTGGCGACCCAGGGCGCACTGGAACAGTTCCGTCACGTCGACGACCTGCTCCGTGCGGCGGATGAGGCGCTGTATGGCGCCAAGCGCGAAGGGCGCAACCGGGTATCGGTAGGTGCCATCGCGCCCTGA
- the rpsB gene encoding 30S ribosomal protein S2, producing MPQVTMRQMLEAGVHFGHQTRYWNPKMAPYIFGARGKIHIINLEKTVPLFNDAMNFISGVAQKRGTILFLGTKRSAREAVKEEAERCGMPFMTQRWLGGTLTNFATVKKSVARLKELEAAETDGTFEKLVKHEVLGLRREREKLLASLGGIKEMNRLPDALFVIDIGHEDIAIKEAKKLGIPVIAVVDSNYDPALVDYAIPGNDDAIRAVQLYARAAADAVLEGKAAQPNAASVREEEFAEGGDDKGARRAPAKKAAGKKSDEAAAE from the coding sequence ATGCCCCAAGTCACCATGCGCCAGATGCTGGAAGCCGGCGTCCATTTCGGCCACCAGACCCGTTACTGGAACCCCAAGATGGCGCCGTACATCTTCGGTGCCCGCGGCAAGATCCACATCATCAACCTCGAGAAGACCGTTCCGCTGTTCAACGACGCGATGAACTTCATCTCGGGCGTCGCGCAGAAGCGCGGCACCATCCTGTTCCTGGGCACCAAGCGCAGCGCGCGCGAGGCCGTGAAGGAAGAAGCCGAGCGTTGCGGCATGCCGTTCATGACCCAGCGCTGGCTGGGCGGCACGCTGACCAACTTCGCCACCGTGAAGAAGTCGGTCGCCCGCCTGAAGGAACTGGAAGCCGCCGAAACCGACGGCACGTTCGAGAAGCTGGTCAAGCACGAAGTGCTGGGCCTGCGCCGCGAGCGCGAGAAGCTGCTGGCCTCGCTGGGCGGCATCAAGGAAATGAACCGTCTGCCGGACGCGCTGTTCGTCATCGACATCGGCCATGAAGACATCGCCATCAAGGAAGCCAAGAAGCTCGGCATCCCGGTGATCGCGGTGGTCGACTCGAACTACGACCCGGCCCTGGTCGACTACGCCATCCCCGGCAACGACGACGCCATCCGCGCCGTGCAGCTGTACGCCCGTGCCGCCGCCGACGCCGTGCTGGAAGGCAAGGCCGCCCAGCCGAACGCCGCCAGCGTGCGCGAGGAAGAGTTCGCCGAAGGCGGCGACGACAAGGGTGCCCGTCGCGCCCCGGCCAAGAAGGCCGCCGGCAAGAAGTCCGACGAAGCCGCCGCCGAGTAA
- a CDS encoding cupin domain-containing protein, whose protein sequence is MPRIVAVSHTPDDATRAPVAAERLVEGSPLQAVANAYSTHDAKFHCGVWEGGAGVWRVHYTEHEFCHLLSGRVRLRGDDGSEILLEAGQSFVVPAGFTGTWEVLETARKLYAIYEPGD, encoded by the coding sequence ATGCCCCGCATCGTCGCCGTATCGCACACGCCGGATGACGCCACGCGCGCACCGGTCGCCGCCGAACGCCTGGTCGAAGGCTCGCCGCTCCAGGCCGTCGCCAATGCGTATTCCACGCACGACGCGAAGTTCCACTGCGGGGTCTGGGAGGGTGGCGCGGGTGTTTGGCGCGTGCACTACACCGAGCACGAGTTCTGCCACCTGCTCAGCGGGCGCGTGCGCCTGCGCGGCGATGACGGCAGCGAGATCCTGCTGGAGGCCGGACAGAGCTTCGTCGTGCCGGCGGGCTTCACGGGTACGTGGGAAGTGCTGGAAACCGCGCGCAAGCTCTACGCGATCTACGAACCCGGCGACTGA